A window of Pan paniscus chromosome 10, NHGRI_mPanPan1-v2.0_pri, whole genome shotgun sequence contains these coding sequences:
- the PHC1 gene encoding polyhomeotic-like protein 1 isoform X2 produces MGLESEHQPWGPWTTIMETESEQNSNSTNGSSSSGGSSRPQIAQMSLYERQAVQALQALQRQPNAAQYFHQFMLQQQLSNAQLHSLAAVQQVRGQQPAGPRGRGQALQATIAASRQASSPNTSTTQQQTTTTQASINLATTSAAQLISRSQSVSSPSATTLTQSVLLGNTTSPPLNQSQAQMYLRVNRTLGRNVPLASQLILMPNGAVAAVQQEVPSAQSPGVHADADQVQNLAVRNQQASAQGPQMQGSTQKAIPPGASPVSSLSQASSQALAVAQASSGATNQSLNLSQAGGGSGNSIPGSMGPGGGGQAHGGLGQLPSSGMGGGSCPRKGTGVVQPLPAAQTVTVSQGSQTEAESAAAKKAEADGSGQQNVGMNLTRTATPAPSQTLISSATYTQIQPHSLIQQQQQIHLQQKQVVIQQQIAIHHQQQFQHRQSQLLHTATHLQLAQQQQQQQQQQQQQQPQATTLTAPQPPQVPPTQQVPPSQSQQQAQTLVVQPMLQSSPLSLPPDAAPKPPIPIQSKPPVAPIKPPQLGAAKMSATQQPPPHIPVQVVGTRQPGTAQAQALGLAQLAAAVPTSRGMPGTVQSGQAHLASSPPSSQAPGALQECPPTLAPGMTLAPVQGTAHVVKGGATTSSPVVAQVPAAFYMQSVHLPGKPQTLAVKRKADSEEERDDVSTLGSMLPAKASPVAESPKVMDEKSSLGEKAESVANVNANTPSSELVALTPAPSVPPPTLAMVSRQMGDSKPPQAIVKPQILTHIIEGFVIQEGAEPFPVGCSQLLKESEKPLQTGLPTGLTENQSGGPLGVDSPSAELDKKANLLKCEYCGKYAPAEQFRGSKRFCSMTCAKRYNVSCSHQFRLKRKKMKEFQEANYARVRRRGPRRSSSDIARAKIQGKCHRGQEDSSRGSDNSSYDEALSPTSPGPLSVRAGHGERDLGNPNTAPPTPELHGINPVFLSSNPSRWSVEEVYEFIASLQGCQEIAEEFRSQEIDGQALLLLKEEHLMSAMNIKLGPALKICAKINVLKET; encoded by the exons ATGG GTCTTGAGTCAGAGCACCAGCCTTGGGGACCCTGGACCACTATCATGGAGACTGAGAGCGAGCAGAACTCCAATTCCACCAATGGGAGTTCCAGCTCAGGGGGCAGCTCTCGGCCCCAGATAGCTCAAATGTCACTATATGAACGACAAGCAGTGCAG GCTCTGCAAGCACTGCAGCGGCAGCCCAATGCAGCTCAGTATTTCCACCAGTTCATGCTCCAGCAGCAGCTCAGTAATGCCCAGCTGCATAGCCTGGCTGCCGTCCAGCAGGTGAGAGGTCAGCAGCCAGCTGGCCCGAGAGGGAGGGGACAGGCACTACAG GCCACAATTGCTGCCAGTCGGCAGGCCAGCTCCCCAAACACCAGCACTACACAGCAGCAGACTACCACCACCCAGGCCTCG ATCAATCTGGCCACCACATCGGCCGCCCAGCTCATCAGCCGATCCCAGAGTGTGAGCTCTCCCAGTGCTACCACCTTGACCCAATCTGTGCTACTGGGGAAcaccacctccccacccctcaaCCAGTCTCAGGCCCAGATGTATCTACGG GTAAACCGAACCCTGGGTCGGAATGTGCCTCTAGCCTCCCAACTCATCCTGATGCCTAATGGGGCAGTGGCTGCAGTCCAGCAGGAGGTGCCATCTGCTCAGTCTCCTGGAGTTCATGCAGATGCAGATCAG GTTCAGAACTTGGCAGTAAGGAATCAACAGGCCTCAGCTCAAGGACCTCAGATGCAAGGCTCCACTCAGAAGGCCATTCCTCCAGGAGCCTCCCCTGTCTCTAGCCTCTCCCAGGCCTCTAGCCAGGCCCTAGCGGTGGCACAGGCTTCCTCTGGGGCCACAAACCAGTCCCTCAACCTTAGTCAAGCAGGTGGAGGCAGTGGGAATAGCATCCCGGGGTCCAtgggtccaggtggaggtggCCAGGCACATGGTGGTTTGGGTCAGTTGCCTTCCTCAGGAATGGGTGGTGGGAGCTGTCCCAGGAAGGGTACAGGAGTGGTGCAGCCCTTGCCTGCAGCCCAAACAGTGACTGTGAGCCAGGGCAGCCAGACAGAGGCAGAAAGTGCAGCAGCCAAGAAGGCAGAAGCAGATGGGAGTGGCCAGCAGAATGTGGGCATGAACCTGACACGGACAGCCACACCTGCGCCCAGCCAGACACTTATTAGCTCAG CCACCTACACACAGATCCAGCCCCATTCACTGATTCAGCAACAGCAACAGATCCACCTCCAGCAGAAACAGGTGGTGATCCAGCAGCAGATTGCCATCCACCACCAGCAGCAGTTCCAGCACCGGCAGTCCCAGCTCCTTCATACAGCTACACACCTCCAGTTggcgcagcagcagcagcaacaacagcaacagcagcaacagcagcagccgcAAGCCACCACCCTCACTGCCCCTCAGCCACCACAGGTCCCACCTACTCAGCAGGTCCCACCTTCCCAGTCCCAGCAGCAAGCCCAAACCCTGGTCGTTCAGCCCATGCTTCAGTCTTCACCCTTGTCTCTTCCACCTGATGCAGCCCCTAAGCCACCAATTCCCATCCAATCCAAACCACCTGTAGCACCTATCAAGCCACCTCAGTTAGGGGCTGCTAAGATGTCAGCTACCCAGCAACCACCACCCCATATCCCTGTGCAAGTTGTAGGCACTCGACAGCCAGGTACAGCCCAGGCACAGGCTTTGGGGTTGGCACAGCTGGCAGCTGCTGTACCTACTTCCCGGGGGATGCCAGGTACAGTGCAGTCTGGTCAGGCCCATTTGGCCTCCTCGCCACCTTCATCCCAGGCTCCTGGTGCACTGCAGGAGTGCCCTCCCACATTGGCCCCTGGGATGACCCTTGCTCCTGTGCAGGGGACAGCACATGTGGTAAAGGGTGGGGCTACCACCTCCTCACCTGTTGTAGCCCAGGTCCCTGCTGCCTTCTATATGCAGTCTGTGCACTTGCCG GGTAAACCCCAGACATTGGCTGTCAAACGCAAGGCTGACTCTGAGGAGGAGAGAGATGATGTTTCCACATTGGGTTCAATGCTTCCTGCCAAGGCATCTCCAGTAGCAGAAAGCCCAAAAGTCATGGACGAGAAGAGCAGTCTTGGAG AAAAAGCTGAATCCGTGGCTAATGTGAATGCTAATACTCCAAGCAGTGAACTAGTAGCCTTGACCCCCGCCCCTTCAGTACCGCCTCCTACACTAGCCATGGTGTCTAGACAAATGGGTGACTCAAAACCCCCACAGGCCATCGTGAAGCCCCAGATTCTCACCCACATCATTGAAGGCTTTGTTATCCAGGAAGGAGCAGAACCTTTCCCG GTGGGTTGTTCTCAGTTACTGAAGGAGTCTGAGAAGCCACTACAGACTGGCCTTCCGACAGGGCTGACTGAGAATCAGTCAGGTGGCCCTTTGGGAGTGGACAGCCCATCTGCTG AGTTAGATAAGAAGGCGAATCTCCTGAAGTGCGAGTACTGTGGGAAGTACGCCCCCGCAGAGCAGTTTCGTGGCTCTAAGAGGTTCTGCTCCATGACTTGCGCTAAGAG GTACAATGTGAGCTGTAGCCATCAGTTCCggctgaagaggaaaaaaatgaaagagtttCAAGAAGCCAACTATGCTCGCGTTCGCAGGCGTGGACCCCGCCGCAGCTCCTCTGACATTGCCCGTGCCAAGATTCAGGGCAAGTGCCACCGG GGTCAAGAAGACTCTAGCCGGGGTTCAGATAATTCCAGTTATGATGAAGCACTCTCTCCAACATCTCCTGGGCCTTTATCAGTAAGAGCTGGGCATGGAGAACGTGACCTGGGGAATCCCAATACAGCTCCACCTACACCGGAATTACATGGCATCAACCCTGTGTTCCTGTCCAGTAATCCCAGCCGTTGGAGTGTAGAGGAGGTGTACGAGTTTATTGCTTCTCTCCAAG GCTGCCAAGAGATTGCAGAGGAATTTCGCTCACAGGAGATTGATGGACAGGCCCTTTTATTACTTAAGGAAGAACATCTTATGAGTGCCATGAACATCAAGCTGGGCCCTGCCCTCAAGATCTGCGCCAAGATAAATGTCCTCAAGGAGACCTAA
- the PHC1 gene encoding polyhomeotic-like protein 1 isoform X6 — protein MGLESEHQPWGPWTTIMETESEQNSNSTNGSSSSGGSSRPQIAQMSLYERQAVQALQALQRQPNAAQYFHQFMLQQQLSNAQLHSLAAVQQVRGQQPAGPRGRGQALQATIAASRQASSPNTSTTQQQTTTTQASINLATTSAAQLISRSQSVSSPSATTLTQSVLLGNTTSPPLNQSQAQMYLRVQNLAVRNQQASAQGPQMQGSTQKAIPPGASPVSSLSQASSQALAVAQASSGATNQSLNLSQAGGGSGNSIPGSMGPGGGGQAHGGLGQLPSSGMGGGSCPRKGTGVVQPLPAAQTVTVSQGSQTEAESAAAKKAEADGSGQQNVGMNLTRTATPAPSQTLISSATYTQIQPHSLIQQQQQIHLQQKQVVIQQQIAIHHQQQFQHRQSQLLHTATHLQLAQQQQQQQQQQQQQQPQATTLTAPQPPQVPPTQQVPPSQSQQQAQTLVVQPMLQSSPLSLPPDAAPKPPIPIQSKPPVAPIKPPQLGAAKMSATQQPPPHIPVQVVGTRQPGTAQAQALGLAQLAAAVPTSRGMPGTVQSGQAHLASSPPSSQAPGALQECPPTLAPGMTLAPVQGTAHVVKGGATTSSPVVAQVPAAFYMQSVHLPGKPQTLAVKRKADSEEERDDVSTLGSMLPAKASPVAESPKVMDEKSSLGEKAESVANVNANTPSSELVALTPAPSVPPPTLAMVSRQMGDSKPPQAIVKPQILTHIIEGFVIQEGAEPFPVGCSQLLKESEKPLQTGLPTGLTENQSGGPLGVDSPSAELDKKANLLKCEYCGKYAPAEQFRGSKRFCSMTCAKRYNVSCSHQFRLKRKKMKEFQEANYARVRRRGPRRSSSDIARAKIQGKCHRGQEDSSRGSDNSSYDEALSPTSPGPLSVRAGHGERDLGNPNTAPPTPELHGINPVFLSSNPSRWSVEEVYEFIASLQGCQEIAEEFRSQEIDGQALLLLKEEHLMSAMNIKLGPALKICAKINVLKET, from the exons ATGG GTCTTGAGTCAGAGCACCAGCCTTGGGGACCCTGGACCACTATCATGGAGACTGAGAGCGAGCAGAACTCCAATTCCACCAATGGGAGTTCCAGCTCAGGGGGCAGCTCTCGGCCCCAGATAGCTCAAATGTCACTATATGAACGACAAGCAGTGCAG GCTCTGCAAGCACTGCAGCGGCAGCCCAATGCAGCTCAGTATTTCCACCAGTTCATGCTCCAGCAGCAGCTCAGTAATGCCCAGCTGCATAGCCTGGCTGCCGTCCAGCAGGTGAGAGGTCAGCAGCCAGCTGGCCCGAGAGGGAGGGGACAGGCACTACAG GCCACAATTGCTGCCAGTCGGCAGGCCAGCTCCCCAAACACCAGCACTACACAGCAGCAGACTACCACCACCCAGGCCTCG ATCAATCTGGCCACCACATCGGCCGCCCAGCTCATCAGCCGATCCCAGAGTGTGAGCTCTCCCAGTGCTACCACCTTGACCCAATCTGTGCTACTGGGGAAcaccacctccccacccctcaaCCAGTCTCAGGCCCAGATGTATCTACGG GTTCAGAACTTGGCAGTAAGGAATCAACAGGCCTCAGCTCAAGGACCTCAGATGCAAGGCTCCACTCAGAAGGCCATTCCTCCAGGAGCCTCCCCTGTCTCTAGCCTCTCCCAGGCCTCTAGCCAGGCCCTAGCGGTGGCACAGGCTTCCTCTGGGGCCACAAACCAGTCCCTCAACCTTAGTCAAGCAGGTGGAGGCAGTGGGAATAGCATCCCGGGGTCCAtgggtccaggtggaggtggCCAGGCACATGGTGGTTTGGGTCAGTTGCCTTCCTCAGGAATGGGTGGTGGGAGCTGTCCCAGGAAGGGTACAGGAGTGGTGCAGCCCTTGCCTGCAGCCCAAACAGTGACTGTGAGCCAGGGCAGCCAGACAGAGGCAGAAAGTGCAGCAGCCAAGAAGGCAGAAGCAGATGGGAGTGGCCAGCAGAATGTGGGCATGAACCTGACACGGACAGCCACACCTGCGCCCAGCCAGACACTTATTAGCTCAG CCACCTACACACAGATCCAGCCCCATTCACTGATTCAGCAACAGCAACAGATCCACCTCCAGCAGAAACAGGTGGTGATCCAGCAGCAGATTGCCATCCACCACCAGCAGCAGTTCCAGCACCGGCAGTCCCAGCTCCTTCATACAGCTACACACCTCCAGTTggcgcagcagcagcagcaacaacagcaacagcagcaacagcagcagccgcAAGCCACCACCCTCACTGCCCCTCAGCCACCACAGGTCCCACCTACTCAGCAGGTCCCACCTTCCCAGTCCCAGCAGCAAGCCCAAACCCTGGTCGTTCAGCCCATGCTTCAGTCTTCACCCTTGTCTCTTCCACCTGATGCAGCCCCTAAGCCACCAATTCCCATCCAATCCAAACCACCTGTAGCACCTATCAAGCCACCTCAGTTAGGGGCTGCTAAGATGTCAGCTACCCAGCAACCACCACCCCATATCCCTGTGCAAGTTGTAGGCACTCGACAGCCAGGTACAGCCCAGGCACAGGCTTTGGGGTTGGCACAGCTGGCAGCTGCTGTACCTACTTCCCGGGGGATGCCAGGTACAGTGCAGTCTGGTCAGGCCCATTTGGCCTCCTCGCCACCTTCATCCCAGGCTCCTGGTGCACTGCAGGAGTGCCCTCCCACATTGGCCCCTGGGATGACCCTTGCTCCTGTGCAGGGGACAGCACATGTGGTAAAGGGTGGGGCTACCACCTCCTCACCTGTTGTAGCCCAGGTCCCTGCTGCCTTCTATATGCAGTCTGTGCACTTGCCG GGTAAACCCCAGACATTGGCTGTCAAACGCAAGGCTGACTCTGAGGAGGAGAGAGATGATGTTTCCACATTGGGTTCAATGCTTCCTGCCAAGGCATCTCCAGTAGCAGAAAGCCCAAAAGTCATGGACGAGAAGAGCAGTCTTGGAG AAAAAGCTGAATCCGTGGCTAATGTGAATGCTAATACTCCAAGCAGTGAACTAGTAGCCTTGACCCCCGCCCCTTCAGTACCGCCTCCTACACTAGCCATGGTGTCTAGACAAATGGGTGACTCAAAACCCCCACAGGCCATCGTGAAGCCCCAGATTCTCACCCACATCATTGAAGGCTTTGTTATCCAGGAAGGAGCAGAACCTTTCCCG GTGGGTTGTTCTCAGTTACTGAAGGAGTCTGAGAAGCCACTACAGACTGGCCTTCCGACAGGGCTGACTGAGAATCAGTCAGGTGGCCCTTTGGGAGTGGACAGCCCATCTGCTG AGTTAGATAAGAAGGCGAATCTCCTGAAGTGCGAGTACTGTGGGAAGTACGCCCCCGCAGAGCAGTTTCGTGGCTCTAAGAGGTTCTGCTCCATGACTTGCGCTAAGAG GTACAATGTGAGCTGTAGCCATCAGTTCCggctgaagaggaaaaaaatgaaagagtttCAAGAAGCCAACTATGCTCGCGTTCGCAGGCGTGGACCCCGCCGCAGCTCCTCTGACATTGCCCGTGCCAAGATTCAGGGCAAGTGCCACCGG GGTCAAGAAGACTCTAGCCGGGGTTCAGATAATTCCAGTTATGATGAAGCACTCTCTCCAACATCTCCTGGGCCTTTATCAGTAAGAGCTGGGCATGGAGAACGTGACCTGGGGAATCCCAATACAGCTCCACCTACACCGGAATTACATGGCATCAACCCTGTGTTCCTGTCCAGTAATCCCAGCCGTTGGAGTGTAGAGGAGGTGTACGAGTTTATTGCTTCTCTCCAAG GCTGCCAAGAGATTGCAGAGGAATTTCGCTCACAGGAGATTGATGGACAGGCCCTTTTATTACTTAAGGAAGAACATCTTATGAGTGCCATGAACATCAAGCTGGGCCCTGCCCTCAAGATCTGCGCCAAGATAAATGTCCTCAAGGAGACCTAA
- the PHC1 gene encoding polyhomeotic-like protein 1 isoform X4, whose product MGLESEHQPWGPWTTIMETESEQNSNSTNGSSSSGGSSRPQIAQMSLYERQAVQALQALQRQPNAAQYFHQFMLQQQLSNAQLHSLAAVQQATIAASRQASSPNTSTTQQQTTTTQASINLATTSAAQLISRSQSVSSPSATTLTQSVLLGNTTSPPLNQSQAQMYLRPQLGNLLQVNRTLGRNVPLASQLILMPNGAVAAVQQEVPSAQSPGVHADADQVQNLAVRNQQASAQGPQMQGSTQKAIPPGASPVSSLSQASSQALAVAQASSGATNQSLNLSQAGGGSGNSIPGSMGPGGGGQAHGGLGQLPSSGMGGGSCPRKGTGVVQPLPAAQTVTVSQGSQTEAESAAAKKAEADGSGQQNVGMNLTRTATPAPSQTLISSATYTQIQPHSLIQQQQQIHLQQKQVVIQQQIAIHHQQQFQHRQSQLLHTATHLQLAQQQQQQQQQQQQQQPQATTLTAPQPPQVPPTQQVPPSQSQQQAQTLVVQPMLQSSPLSLPPDAAPKPPIPIQSKPPVAPIKPPQLGAAKMSATQQPPPHIPVQVVGTRQPGTAQAQALGLAQLAAAVPTSRGMPGTVQSGQAHLASSPPSSQAPGALQECPPTLAPGMTLAPVQGTAHVVKGGATTSSPVVAQVPAAFYMQSVHLPGKPQTLAVKRKADSEEERDDVSTLGSMLPAKASPVAESPKVMDEKSSLGEKAESVANVNANTPSSELVALTPAPSVPPPTLAMVSRQMGDSKPPQAIVKPQILTHIIEGFVIQEGAEPFPVGCSQLLKESEKPLQTGLPTGLTENQSGGPLGVDSPSAELDKKANLLKCEYCGKYAPAEQFRGSKRFCSMTCAKRYNVSCSHQFRLKRKKMKEFQEANYARVRRRGPRRSSSDIARAKIQGKCHRGQEDSSRGSDNSSYDEALSPTSPGPLSVRAGHGERDLGNPNTAPPTPELHGINPVFLSSNPSRWSVEEVYEFIASLQGCQEIAEEFRSQEIDGQALLLLKEEHLMSAMNIKLGPALKICAKINVLKET is encoded by the exons ATGG GTCTTGAGTCAGAGCACCAGCCTTGGGGACCCTGGACCACTATCATGGAGACTGAGAGCGAGCAGAACTCCAATTCCACCAATGGGAGTTCCAGCTCAGGGGGCAGCTCTCGGCCCCAGATAGCTCAAATGTCACTATATGAACGACAAGCAGTGCAG GCTCTGCAAGCACTGCAGCGGCAGCCCAATGCAGCTCAGTATTTCCACCAGTTCATGCTCCAGCAGCAGCTCAGTAATGCCCAGCTGCATAGCCTGGCTGCCGTCCAGCAG GCCACAATTGCTGCCAGTCGGCAGGCCAGCTCCCCAAACACCAGCACTACACAGCAGCAGACTACCACCACCCAGGCCTCG ATCAATCTGGCCACCACATCGGCCGCCCAGCTCATCAGCCGATCCCAGAGTGTGAGCTCTCCCAGTGCTACCACCTTGACCCAATCTGTGCTACTGGGGAAcaccacctccccacccctcaaCCAGTCTCAGGCCCAGATGTATCTACGG CCACAGCTGGGAAACCTATTGCAGGTAAACCGAACCCTGGGTCGGAATGTGCCTCTAGCCTCCCAACTCATCCTGATGCCTAATGGGGCAGTGGCTGCAGTCCAGCAGGAGGTGCCATCTGCTCAGTCTCCTGGAGTTCATGCAGATGCAGATCAG GTTCAGAACTTGGCAGTAAGGAATCAACAGGCCTCAGCTCAAGGACCTCAGATGCAAGGCTCCACTCAGAAGGCCATTCCTCCAGGAGCCTCCCCTGTCTCTAGCCTCTCCCAGGCCTCTAGCCAGGCCCTAGCGGTGGCACAGGCTTCCTCTGGGGCCACAAACCAGTCCCTCAACCTTAGTCAAGCAGGTGGAGGCAGTGGGAATAGCATCCCGGGGTCCAtgggtccaggtggaggtggCCAGGCACATGGTGGTTTGGGTCAGTTGCCTTCCTCAGGAATGGGTGGTGGGAGCTGTCCCAGGAAGGGTACAGGAGTGGTGCAGCCCTTGCCTGCAGCCCAAACAGTGACTGTGAGCCAGGGCAGCCAGACAGAGGCAGAAAGTGCAGCAGCCAAGAAGGCAGAAGCAGATGGGAGTGGCCAGCAGAATGTGGGCATGAACCTGACACGGACAGCCACACCTGCGCCCAGCCAGACACTTATTAGCTCAG CCACCTACACACAGATCCAGCCCCATTCACTGATTCAGCAACAGCAACAGATCCACCTCCAGCAGAAACAGGTGGTGATCCAGCAGCAGATTGCCATCCACCACCAGCAGCAGTTCCAGCACCGGCAGTCCCAGCTCCTTCATACAGCTACACACCTCCAGTTggcgcagcagcagcagcaacaacagcaacagcagcaacagcagcagccgcAAGCCACCACCCTCACTGCCCCTCAGCCACCACAGGTCCCACCTACTCAGCAGGTCCCACCTTCCCAGTCCCAGCAGCAAGCCCAAACCCTGGTCGTTCAGCCCATGCTTCAGTCTTCACCCTTGTCTCTTCCACCTGATGCAGCCCCTAAGCCACCAATTCCCATCCAATCCAAACCACCTGTAGCACCTATCAAGCCACCTCAGTTAGGGGCTGCTAAGATGTCAGCTACCCAGCAACCACCACCCCATATCCCTGTGCAAGTTGTAGGCACTCGACAGCCAGGTACAGCCCAGGCACAGGCTTTGGGGTTGGCACAGCTGGCAGCTGCTGTACCTACTTCCCGGGGGATGCCAGGTACAGTGCAGTCTGGTCAGGCCCATTTGGCCTCCTCGCCACCTTCATCCCAGGCTCCTGGTGCACTGCAGGAGTGCCCTCCCACATTGGCCCCTGGGATGACCCTTGCTCCTGTGCAGGGGACAGCACATGTGGTAAAGGGTGGGGCTACCACCTCCTCACCTGTTGTAGCCCAGGTCCCTGCTGCCTTCTATATGCAGTCTGTGCACTTGCCG GGTAAACCCCAGACATTGGCTGTCAAACGCAAGGCTGACTCTGAGGAGGAGAGAGATGATGTTTCCACATTGGGTTCAATGCTTCCTGCCAAGGCATCTCCAGTAGCAGAAAGCCCAAAAGTCATGGACGAGAAGAGCAGTCTTGGAG AAAAAGCTGAATCCGTGGCTAATGTGAATGCTAATACTCCAAGCAGTGAACTAGTAGCCTTGACCCCCGCCCCTTCAGTACCGCCTCCTACACTAGCCATGGTGTCTAGACAAATGGGTGACTCAAAACCCCCACAGGCCATCGTGAAGCCCCAGATTCTCACCCACATCATTGAAGGCTTTGTTATCCAGGAAGGAGCAGAACCTTTCCCG GTGGGTTGTTCTCAGTTACTGAAGGAGTCTGAGAAGCCACTACAGACTGGCCTTCCGACAGGGCTGACTGAGAATCAGTCAGGTGGCCCTTTGGGAGTGGACAGCCCATCTGCTG AGTTAGATAAGAAGGCGAATCTCCTGAAGTGCGAGTACTGTGGGAAGTACGCCCCCGCAGAGCAGTTTCGTGGCTCTAAGAGGTTCTGCTCCATGACTTGCGCTAAGAG GTACAATGTGAGCTGTAGCCATCAGTTCCggctgaagaggaaaaaaatgaaagagtttCAAGAAGCCAACTATGCTCGCGTTCGCAGGCGTGGACCCCGCCGCAGCTCCTCTGACATTGCCCGTGCCAAGATTCAGGGCAAGTGCCACCGG GGTCAAGAAGACTCTAGCCGGGGTTCAGATAATTCCAGTTATGATGAAGCACTCTCTCCAACATCTCCTGGGCCTTTATCAGTAAGAGCTGGGCATGGAGAACGTGACCTGGGGAATCCCAATACAGCTCCACCTACACCGGAATTACATGGCATCAACCCTGTGTTCCTGTCCAGTAATCCCAGCCGTTGGAGTGTAGAGGAGGTGTACGAGTTTATTGCTTCTCTCCAAG GCTGCCAAGAGATTGCAGAGGAATTTCGCTCACAGGAGATTGATGGACAGGCCCTTTTATTACTTAAGGAAGAACATCTTATGAGTGCCATGAACATCAAGCTGGGCCCTGCCCTCAAGATCTGCGCCAAGATAAATGTCCTCAAGGAGACCTAA